In bacterium, the following are encoded in one genomic region:
- the tsaB gene encoding tRNA (adenosine(37)-N6)-threonylcarbamoyltransferase complex dimerization subunit type 1 TsaB, whose product MSVILALETSSRWTGVAIAEDGVLLSDETKETQSSHNEALAGMVKVVLEKSGKKMEDTESIAVSIGPGSFTALRIGLLMAKGIALVSGLKIIPVMTLDVLNASLETQKDDELRIPVMDAYKGELFAGLYKGRTRLGGPAVIAPLSLGEFANEGKTVKVFGPGFARYEAEITQSLGSRLATAKDKEVIPSAASLALLACDMKDQAC is encoded by the coding sequence GTGAGCGTCATCCTCGCGTTGGAAACATCCTCCAGATGGACAGGCGTAGCGATTGCAGAAGATGGGGTGTTGCTTTCCGATGAAACAAAAGAGACTCAATCAAGCCACAACGAAGCGCTTGCCGGAATGGTAAAAGTAGTATTGGAGAAAAGCGGTAAAAAAATGGAAGATACGGAATCAATAGCCGTATCAATCGGACCCGGTTCCTTCACCGCATTAAGGATAGGACTGCTTATGGCAAAAGGAATCGCCTTAGTCAGCGGATTGAAGATCATTCCGGTAATGACGCTCGATGTGTTGAACGCAAGCCTGGAGACGCAGAAGGACGATGAGCTTCGAATCCCCGTAATGGACGCATACAAGGGCGAACTCTTTGCAGGCTTATACAAGGGAAGAACCAGACTCGGCGGGCCAGCAGTAATCGCGCCTCTGTCTCTCGGCGAATTCGCGAACGAAGGTAAAACGGTTAAGGTTTTCGGCCCAGGGTTTGCAAGATACGAAGCGGAGATAACCCAGTCCCTCGGCTCAAGACTGGCGACCGCTAAAGACAAAGAAGTAATCCCTTCGGCAGCTTCGCTTGCTCTTCTTGCCTGCGATATGAAAGACCAGGCCTGTGA